The sequence TATTTTCAATAAGATATTAATTTACATGTGTGAGAGCAAAAAAATACACGCCGAACCGGCCACATTTTTCCAGCTTAGCCCGAACTTCTAGTTTTTTTTATTCACTCAAGAAGTTTCAGGAGGAAAAGAGGAAAAATCGTATTTTTTTCTTGGAGGAGGTCTTACGTGGAGAGGGTACAATTAGGTAAGAGCCGATTTATGCAGTCAATTCCTTGATCACTTTATCCCAGTCGGTCCCTGCAATTTCTTCCCTGGTGATAGGTCCCATTTCCTGGAATTTTTGGTTTTCAGGATCGCTCAGAGCCTTGCCGGTCCCAAAGTCCAAATCAAGCTCATGGTCATCAAAATCTGGATGTTGATTCAATAGCTCCCGAGGTTCGTCCATTTCACCTTTATCCACCGGGCCTCCTTGAGCTTGACGCAAAACCTCGAATAACTGGTCAAAATTTTTGGTGATGGACGTGCCCAATTCTCCAAATTCATTTTTCGCGGAAGCAAAGTACTCCTGACCTAATTGGTAGTGCAGAAACCGGTAGGAACTTATCCGGCTCGCCCGCAAATAGTCTTCTGAAGCCAGGCGGTAGCGGTTTTCTTGTAAATAAATTCTCCCTCGGTAAACCCGTGCCAGGAAATGGCGGGGCTTTAGACTTAAAACCATATTCAAATTAAGAAGAGCGACTGTCAACCTGTTTTCTTCCAGGTTCCGGATGGCCTGATGGAAATGCTTTTTGACCTCTGAATCCCAATTTTCCCGTACGCGGAAAACGGGTTCAAACAGAGGGAACAAAAAACCACCAAACTTGAAACCAACCCAATTAAGAAAACCGCTTATTTTTCTATTTTTCCTGCCGGGCATAATTCGCACCGATACGACCAAAACTCGTTGCATGAGTTTGGCCTATTGAAAAAACGATTGTTATAATAAACTTGGAATGGCACGATTCTATCCAAATTAAAAAAGCCCGTCAAATATAATCCACAAAATCCTTGTTATTATTTCCCTGAACGATGAATGCCCCTGCCACAGACAAAATTTTCCGTTCCAAAACCAAATTTCTTTTGAAGAGTAATTTACAGCGAATTCTCAACGACTTCTGAACCAAAAAAGCCACTGCCAGGGAAAAACTTATTCCTCTAATTGATTAATTTACTTGACGTTACCTTAAATTTATACTAATTTCATTAGCATGCAATGTTCTAAATGTGATTACATTCGATTCAAATCTTCCCCAAAATGTGTAAACTGCGGTTTCGATTTTAAGGCTCAGAAATCCACTAAAGGGGTTTTCGCTGAGTTGGGGAACGAATTCACCATTTTTGCCTCCGTCGGTGCTCAAGCTGAAGCTGTTTCCGGTGCCTCCAGCACCGAAATGAACTTCCACGAGCCATTATCCAGCGAAGAAATGTTTAACACTCAGGAAACCCTTTTAGATGAGTATGATTCGTCTCTGGAGCCACAGGAGACCTATATTCAGGAGTCCGGGGATTTCGAATTGGATTTGTCCGGGATGGATATTGAAGATTCAGACGACTGGGTCGTGGGCGCCACCCTCACGGAAGACCTGGCAGAAATCTCAAATTTTGGTTCAGAAGATCCTGCGGAAGATTCAACGCAGGAACCGAATGAGTTTGCCGTCCAGGGTCTCGGGTTCGACACAACCGAAGTCATTGAGCAGGAGGATGTAGAGATTGCCCCTGCAGAGCAAAACGCTTCATTCGATGAGGAAATGGCCGTTCAGGAAATGGAACCCTACGCTTCGAAAAGTGAAACCAAATTTATACTGGAGAACGAAGATCCTGAGTTGAGTGAATCTTCCATCCAGAATATAGACTCAAGCCAGAGTTTGGAAGCTCCCTCAGACGATTCGGGAGATATTTCCCTGGAAACTGAATTGGAACTTGAAACAAAGGGTTCCGAACTTGACCTCGACCGGGAAGACATTCAATCCGGTGAAACCTCCTCCCTTGATTTACAGGACAACTCCATTGAGCTGGACCCAATGCTTGAATTAGAAGACCTTGATTTAGCCCTGGAAATCGAAAGCCCAGAGATCGAGAACGCTTCCCAGAGTTCATCGCAACCCTCCGATCCAACATTGGAAGGTCAGGGCCTGAAAGAGGACACCGGGAATGATAATGCACCTCTCCTTCCAGAAGATAATTCCAAGCAAGATTAATTAACCTGTTTACCGTTTTTCTCAAGATTTTAAGGAGTTAACCGATATTTCCCACCTCAGCGGGAATCGATTCCTGCCGCATGTAACGACCTTAAGCATTTTCACCTCCTCTGATCAATAAAAATATTGGATTTTGGAAGCAAATTGCACTATAAGGATAGGTTTTTGTGGTAAATTCTTAACTCATGGTACTTGGGGGGTTCTTCAAAACCAATCCCCGCGCTAATCCATTGCAAGGAAACGACACCCCTTCCCAAGGTTGGTGATTGGCCTTATTTTAATTGGCAACCATTTCAAGCTGACTGACAATAGAAAATCTGGACTTTGTCTCTTGGTTTGTTGTCGTTTTTCCAGATTGAAAATTAAATTTTTTATCCAGACACATAAGGGGTGTTAGCCCAGCCGCACATTTGATTCCATGCACTGAGAAGTCGATGCATTTTTGCATTTTTTTAAAATACTAAAAACAGGAATTTAGAATGATGAAAAAATATTTACTCGCTCCCGGCCCGACTCCCGTACGGGAAGAAGTCGCCTTGAAAATGGCGCAACCCATGATGCACCACCGCACCCCACAGTTCAGCGCTATTTTTGGGGAAGCCGCGGAAGACGCCAAATACCTCTTTCAAACCAAACAGGATGTATTGATTCTCGCCTGTACAGGCACGGGCGGCATGGAAGGGTGTATAACCAATCTGTTCTCGCCGGGAGACAAGGTTCTTGTCATCAACGGTGGAAAATTTGGTGAGCGCTGGGGGAAAATTTCAGAGGCCTACGGCCTGACCGTGGTCTGGCACACTGTAGAGTGGGGGCAGGCAGCCAACCCAAAAGATATAGAATCCATTTTAAATCAAGATAAAGATATCAAAGGCATTCTGGTACAGGCATCGGAAACCTCCACGACCGCCGCTCAGCCCATAGAGGGGCTTTCCAAACTGACCCGCGACCGGGACGATGTTTTACTGGTGGTCGATGCGATTACCGGGTTGGGCGTTTTCAATCTGCCGATGGACGAATGGGGAATCGACGCCATGATCACCGGTTCGCAAAAGGCCCTGGAGTTGCCTCCGGGACTGGCTCTTCTCTCCCTGAGTGAAAAAGCCTGGAAATTTAATGAAAAATCCAAGTGCCCCCGGTTCTATTTCGATTTCAAGAAAGAACGCAAAAATCTTGCTGACAAAACCTCGGCTTACACCCCTGCCGTATCGCTGGTCATCGGGCTGCGTGAAGTGCTGAAAAACATCAAGGAAGAGGGTTTACAAAACGTGTTCCAACGCCATAACCGTCTGGCAAGAGCCACCCGTGCGGCAGTAAGCGCAATGGGTCTGAAACTGGTCGCTCCCGATGCTCCCGCAGACAGCGCCACAGGCGCCTTTGTGCCGGAAGGCGTGGACGGCGGCAAACTGGTGAAAAGCATCCGCGATGATTTCGGAGTCACCCTGGCCGGCGGGCAGGACCAGTGGAAAGGAAAAATCGTAAGAATCGCTCATCTGGGCTACATCGGCACTTTCGACATCATCATCGCCATTTCCGCCTTGGAGATGGCCTTGGCCAAGATGGGAGCCAAGGTGGAATTTGGTAAAGGTATCGCCGCGGCGCAGAAAATATTATTGGAAGGACACTGATCAGGAACTATTGAATTTCCATCCGTAGTGCCTGATATAAGGAAAACGCCGCTTGCATGCGGTTGATCCAGACTATTCAAACAAAATTTTGCCTGACATTTCATGCAGGTGAACTAATTATTGGAGTGACTGATGAAAGTTTTGGTTGCGGATAATCTCTCTCCCACTGGGATTGAAATCCTTAAAAATGAAGAAGGCATCGAAGTCGATGTCAAAACGGGCATGTCCGAAGAAGAATTGATTCAGGTCATTCCCGCTTACGAAGGTTTGCTTGTGCGGAGCGCCACCAAAGTCACCGCCGCTGTGATTGAAGCGGCGACCAACCTGAAAGCGGTCGGAAGAGCCGGTATCGGGGTCGACAATATTGACGTGGATGCCGCCGGAAAAAAAGGTGTCATCGTGATGAATACCCCTGAGGGCAATGTGATCACCACGGCAGAACATGCGATGGCCCTGATGCTGTCCATGTCCCGCAATATCCCGCAGGCCAATATTTCGCTCAGAAATAAAGAATGGGCTCCCAAGAAATTCATGGGAGTGGAACTCTATCAAAAAACCCTCGGCATTATCGGCCTGGGCCGCATCGGGTCCGTAGTCGCGGAACGAGCCAAAGCATTTCATATGAAAATAATTGTTCACGACCCCTATATCCAGAAAGAGCGGGCCGAAAAACTGGGTGCCGAAGTGGTGGAATTCAAGGAACTCCTGCAACGGGCGGACTATATCAGTCTGCACACCCCCGGAATACCGGGCAAGGCCCTGCTCGGAGAAGAGGAATTTAATTTGATGAAACCGGGGGTCCGCATCGTCAACTGCGCCCGAGGAGCCTTGATCGATGCTGACGCGTTGGTCAAAGCTATCGAATCGAAAAAGGTCGCTCAGGCCGCCCTGGATG comes from Nitrospinota bacterium and encodes:
- a CDS encoding alanine--glyoxylate aminotransferase family protein, translated to MMKKYLLAPGPTPVREEVALKMAQPMMHHRTPQFSAIFGEAAEDAKYLFQTKQDVLILACTGTGGMEGCITNLFSPGDKVLVINGGKFGERWGKISEAYGLTVVWHTVEWGQAANPKDIESILNQDKDIKGILVQASETSTTAAQPIEGLSKLTRDRDDVLLVVDAITGLGVFNLPMDEWGIDAMITGSQKALELPPGLALLSLSEKAWKFNEKSKCPRFYFDFKKERKNLADKTSAYTPAVSLVIGLREVLKNIKEEGLQNVFQRHNRLARATRAAVSAMGLKLVAPDAPADSATGAFVPEGVDGGKLVKSIRDDFGVTLAGGQDQWKGKIVRIAHLGYIGTFDIIIAISALEMALAKMGAKVEFGKGIAAAQKILLEGH